From Hydra vulgaris chromosome 07, alternate assembly HydraT2T_AEP, a single genomic window includes:
- the LOC136082303 gene encoding DNA polymerase epsilon subunit 4-like yields MIANNEDVDDDLMVGNISKDFSEEFNSTNADDEDDFHVENGEKTAVVSKGRDTNRFPFTRIRSLMKMDPDLTISSQESVFLITKAAELFVQLQALEAYKKTKQAKRKTVQKKDLDAAIAELDCMAFLEGAID; encoded by the exons atgattgcaaaTAATGAAGATGTTGATGACGATCTAATGGTAGGAAATATTTCTAAAGATTTTTCAGAAGAATTTAACTCAACAAATGCAGATGATGAGGACGATTTTCATGTTGAAAATGGTGAAAAAACAGCTGTTGTATCAAAAGGGCGAGACACAAATCGCTTTCCATTTACAAGAATACGTTCCCTCATGAAGATGGATCCAGATCTCACAATTTCTAGCCAGGAATCTGTATTTCTTATAACAAAAGCTGCG GAATTGTTTGTTCAATTGCAAGCGCTGGAAgcatacaaaaaaacaaagcaggCTAAAAGAAAAACTGTTCAAAAGAAAGATTTAg ATGCTGCTATCGCTGAGCTTGATTGCATGGCATTCCTTGAAG GTGCGATTGAttga
- the LOC100197386 gene encoding GPI mannosyltransferase 1 isoform X3, translated as MEKKILVIASLIRVFLILYSTFHDKYFEVKYTDIDYEVFTQAAKHLVDGGSPYLKDTYKYTPLLAYLMIPNVFLHILFGKLFFCVLDIIVAILLHRILNDFKISERSVTKTTIVCFWLFNPFTMTISSRGNAESVQMVLVLLALYFLMKDCAVSFGTFLFCGLIMFMRFGMEFVENTYFFHIFRVDIQHNFSFYFYPLKYFKNLPYFSTFKSIAFLPQLVTVVWLGFKYSAHLPFACFLQTFAFVSLNKVCTSQYFIWYIVFLPLVYPYLQISFQRAIIVWLFLAYLLEFKKYDVELYVWMASCLFLCINVGIIHQIIRAFSLKQRSTIETLSVDRDFINTMKNYHFDEIQ; from the exons atggaaaaaaaaatattggttatAGCAAGTTTGATTCGCGTATTTCTTATTTTGTACAGTACTTTTCATGACAAGTATTTTGAAGTAAAATATACTGACATAGATTATGAAGTGTTTACACAAGCTGCAAAGCACTTAGTTGATGGAGGCTCACCGTATTTAAAAGACACTTATAAATACACTCCATTGCTTGCATATTTAATGATACCAAACGTTTTTTTACACATATTGTTtggaaagttgtttttttgtgtaCTCGATATTATTGTTGCAATTTTACTTCATCgaattttgaatgattttaaaatatcagaaaGAAGTGTAACAAAAACAACTATTGTTTGTTTCTGGTTGTTTAATCCATTTACAATGACAATTTCTAGTCGCGGAAATGCTGAATCTGTTCAAATGGTTCTTGTTTTACTTGCtctgtattttttaatgaaggATTG TGCAGTATCATTTggaacttttcttttttgtggaTTGATTATGTTTATGAG gtTTGGTATGGAGTTTGttgaaaatacttatttttttcacatatttCGAGTTGATATTCAgcataatttttcattttatttttatccattaaaatattttaaaaaccttccatatttttctacttttaaaagtattgctTTCCTACCACAACTTGTAACTGTAGTATGGCTAGGTTTTAAATATTCTGCGCATTTGCCGTTTGCTTGTTTTCTTCAAACATTTGCATTTGTATCATTGAACAAAGTCTGCACCTCTCAG tactTTATTTGGTACATTGTTTTTCTTCCATTGGTATATCcatatttacaaatatcatTTCAAAGAGCAATT attgtatgGCTTTTTCTAGCATACTTACTAGAATTTAAGAAATACGATGTTGAACTTTATGTTTGGATGGCatcttgtttgtttttgtgTATAAATGTTGGAATAATTCACCAAATAATAAGagctttttctttaaaacagaGATCAACTATTGAGA CATTATCAGTAGATcgagattttataaatacaatgaagaATTATCATTTCGATGAAATACAATGA
- the LOC100212807 gene encoding dolichyl pyrophosphate Man9GlcNAc2 alpha-1,3-glucosyltransferase isoform X5: MNIRNMDWDSFVLSLITVFYGLFLRSSVSLNSYSGAGKPPMFGDYEAQRHWMEITYNLPTAEWYWQTESNDLMYWGLDYPPLTAYHSKLCGIIANFLNPQWVALNVSRGFESYHHKVFMRYTVLFVDLLIYIPSILYFYSVTLKTATKTKKFFISALVLTYPGLILIDHGHFQYNCVSLGFACFAVVALFKDRYELGASIFVLALNYKQMELYHALPFFFYLLGICFHQFLWINKVLKLASIGLTVVVTFILCWMPFLTSRHSILQVLHRLFPFNRGLYEDKVANFWCSLSVIYKMKNVFDQQQILKICLISTLLACIPSSLNLLCYPTKKKFLYSMVNCSLAFFLFSFQVHEKSILIIALPVCLLLLDCPLVSVWFLIISTVSMYPLLERDGQSFSYFTLLILFIAISLCTMDYSEYHVLVKLIVGFSFFGAFILHLLPVIIEAPKKLPDLYALLFSVYCCMHFLFMLVYFNYKQWKCSENDVSADNLFISKKIKNN, encoded by the exons atgaATATAAGAAATATGGATTGGGATTcctttgttttaagtttaattacAGTATTTTATGGTTTGTTTTTGAGAAGTTCTGTATCATTGAATTCTTATTCTGGAGCTGGTAAACCACCGATGTTTGGAGATTATGAGGCTCAAAGGCATTGGATGGAAATCACTTATAATTTACCAACTGCAGAATG gTACTGGCAGACTGAGTCTAATGATTTGATGTATTGGGGTCTTGATTATCCACCATTGACTGCATACCACAGTAAGCTTTGTGGAATAat agcaAATTTTCTTAATCCTCAGTGGGTTGCATTAAATGTTTCAAGAGGATTTGAAAGTTATCATCATAAAGTGTTTATGAGATATACag ttttatttgttgatttacTTATATACATTCCAAGTATTTTATACTTCTACTCTGTCACACTAAAAActgcaacaaaaacaaaaaag ttttttataagtGCATTAGTATTGACATATCCAGGACTAATTTTAATTGACCATGGTCATTTTCA ATATAATTGCGTGAGTCTTGGTTTTGCATGTTTTGCAGTTGTAGCACTTTTTAAAGATCGTTATGAATTAGGTGCATCTATTTTTGTCCttgctttaaattataaacaaatggAATTATATCATgcacttcctttttttttctatttgcttGGAATTTGCTTCCATCAATTTTTATG gataaataaagttttaaaactagcTTCCATTGGCCTGACAGTAGTAGTGACATTTATACTTTG ttggatGCCTTTTTTAACTAGTCGTCACTCTATTTTGCAAGTATTACACAGACTGTTTCCATTTAATAGAGGCTTGTATGAA GATAAGGTTGCAAACTTTTGGTGTAGTTTATCTGtgatttacaaaatgaaaaatgtttttgaccaacaacaaattttgaaaatatg CTTAATTTCAACATTACTGGCATGTATTCCCTCATCATTAAATCTCTTATGCTatcctactaaaaaaaaatttctatatagcatg GTAAATTGCTCTttggctttttttctgttttcatttCAAGTCCATGAAAAGTCTATACTTATTATTGCatt acCAGTATGCTTGTTATTGCTAGACTGTCCTTTAGTTTCTGTGTGGTTTCTCATAATCTCAACTGTTAG catGTATCCACTACTTGAAAGAGATGGACAATCCTTTTCGTATTTTACACTTTTGATACTGTTTATTGCTATTTCTTTATGTACTATGGATTATTCTGAGTACCACGTTTTAGTCAAGTTAAtc gttggtttttctttttttggagCTTTCATTCTGCACTTATTACCTGTCATCATTGAGGCTCCTAAAAAGCTTCCAGATCTTTATGCATTACTGTTCTCAGTTTACTGTTgcatgcattttttatttatgctggTGTACTTTAACTACAAACAATGGAAATGCAGTGAAAATGATGTTTCTGCtgataatttgtttatttcgaaaaaaataaaaaataattaa